The Lineus longissimus chromosome 2, tnLinLong1.2, whole genome shotgun sequence genome window below encodes:
- the LOC135483354 gene encoding serine/threonine-protein kinase ULK2-like isoform X5 yields METIGEYEYSKKDLIGHGAFAVVFKGRLKKSHESVVAIKSITKKNLAKSQNLLSKEIKILKELSDLHHENVVALLDCKETTHHVYLVMEYCNGGDLADYLQAKGTLSEDTITSFLKQIAGAMRALNAKGIVHRDLKPQNLLLCHAGKPSPQPSDIRIKIADFGFARFLQDGVMAATLCGSPMYMAPEVIMSLQYDAKADLWSIGTIVFQCLTGKAPFQAQTPQQLKQFYEKHANLAPNIPPGTSPELKDLLLKMLKRNARDRIEFEDFFMHPFLTQGREKKSAPMAVPRRRASSSSASDSPSVKTVSASPLSGFMPATPPSPGIQRVKQKDYEGSPHELAGFVKIVNKDLDNNNPRSCSPSEDFVMVPEHLSGENSDENATSHRSRASNEYGHPTSLNADQCQRNNNGNFQEMSPNRPSTLPVPSPTSSPASQAIPVPTQVKAYEQLQKNSPTSPYRCDQSSPHLMPRSQGMAIPNKRNSVGSSGPDIGSLSPPSVQFMIGTPPSTTWKRSSVSGGTPPPTRNASNTPPNNNESTNRFAEENQVAPYYLHRDRAVTNPDFATSPNSGRAILGDREQLLRAAFGGGGVATSPPNSGFYGGMATSPMYEQQHGMPFSVTSPKHGKENMNMNRQVGRRRSLSAIEPSSPHRNYARSPPNMEGPVIFVAPELAEETLMDREHNETISKLNFVVALVECIIELAQTRSTPLNDSIISPNKQNDTFTLDHISFISEGQRRLEQLVLYVRALQMLSSSIQLAQNEIRMRRLQPSSAVKQVLKEMNSLYHQCLSVCKHLHRKGIPPVSGLNPETTTITAEKLIYSYAIEMCQTAALDELFGNPRECFRRYQNAQILLHSLAQQAQTKKDRVLLEKYKESVEQRLFNLQGQGVVYMYEAS; encoded by the exons AGTCATGAAAGTGTGGTGGCAATCAAGAGCATCACGAAGAAGAACTTGGCTAAATCACAGAATCTTCTCAGCAAGGAAATCAAAATCTTAAAG GAGCTGTCTGATCTTCACCATGAAAATGTGGTTGCTTTGCTTGATTGTAAG GAAACGACTCATCATGTGTACTTGGTCATGGAG TATTGCAATGGAGGGGATCTTGCCGATTACCTGCAAG CAAAAGGAACTTTGAGTGAAGACACCATCACCAGTTTTCTCAAACAAATTG CTGGTGCGATGAGAGCGTTGAATgctaaaggaatagtacatcgCGATCTGAAACCACAGAACTTGTTATTGTGCCATGCTGGTAAACCTAGTCCCCAACCTTCAGATATCAGAATCAAAATCG cCGACTTTGGCTTTGCCAGGTTTCTTCAAGACGGAGTGATGGCTGCCACTCTCTGTGGATCACCAATGTATATG GCTCCCGAGGTGATCATGTCTCTACAGTACGATGCCAAGGCTGATCTGTGGAGTATTGGCACAATTGTGTTCCAGTGTCTGACGGGGAAAGCACCATTCCAGGCTCAAACACCTCAGCAGTTGAAACAGTTCTATGAGAAACATGCCAATCTTGCTCCGAA TATTCCTCCCGGGACCTCGCCAGAACTGAAAGATCTGCTCTTgaagatgttgaaaagaaatgcCAGAGATAGGATCGAATTTG AGGACTTTTTCATGCATCCATTTCTGACACAAGGCAGGGAGAAGAAAT CTGCACCAATGGCTGTGCCTCGTCGTCGAGCAAGTTCTAGTTCAGCATCAGATTCACCGAGCGTCAAGACAGTGAGTGCATCGCCCCTTTCTGGGTTTATGCCGGCTACACCTCCA AGCCCAGGAATACAGCGAGTTAAACAGAAAGATTATGAAGGCTCTCCGCATGAATTAGCTGGATTTGTAAAAATAGTCAACAAAGATCTAGATAATAATAACCCAAGAAGCTGTAGCCCGTCGGAG GACTTTGTCATGGTGCCAGAACACTTGTCCGGAGAGAACTCAG ATGAGAATGCCACATCTCACCGAAGTAGAGCCTCGAATGAATACGGCCACCCAACGTCACTCAACGCCGACCAATGTCAACGAAACAACAATGGAAACTTTCAGGAAATGAGTCCTAACCGCCCGTCAACGCTGCCAGTGCCTAGTCCCACATCCTCCCCAGCCTCTCAGGCTATTCCTGTACCAACGCAGGTCAAAGCTTACGAACAATTACAGAAAAACTCTCCAACTAGTCCATACAGGTGTGACCAATCATCCCCACAT ttGATGCCCCGTTCACAAGGCATGGCAATACCCAACAAGAGGAATTCTGTAGGAAGTTCTGGGCCAGATATCGGGTCATTGTCACCACCCTCAG TTCAGTTCATGATTGGTACCCCTCCGAGTACAACATGGAAGAGAAGCAGTGTGAGTGGAGGCACACCTCCCCCGACCAGGAACGCCAGCAATACACCCCCGAATAATAACGAATCAACCAACAGGTTTGCTG AAGAGAATCAGGTTGCCCCGTACTATCTTCATCGAGACCGAGCAGTCACCAATCCAGACTTTGCGACATCACCTAACAGTGGGAGAGCTATCTTGGGCGACCGGGAACAGTTACTGAGGGCAGCATTTGGTGGTGGAGGAGTGGCCACTTCACCTCCTAACTCGGGTTTCTACGGCGGCATGGCTACGAGTCCAATGTACGAGCAGCAGCATGGGATGCCGTTCAGCGTGACATCACCAAAACATGGCAAGGAAAATATGAACATGAATAGACAAGTGGGGAGGCGCAGGAGCCTTAGTGCCATTGAGCCATCATCTCCTCATAGGAACTATGCTAGGTCTCCACCTAACATGGAAGGCCCTGTGATATTCGTGGCACCTGAGCTGGCTGAGGAAACCCTCATGGAT CGTGAACATAATGAAACCATCTCCAAGTTGAATTTTGTTGTGGCTCTGGTGGAGTGCATCATAGAGCTGGCACAGACGAGGAGTACACCACTCAATGACTCCATCATCTCACCAAATAAACAA AACGACACGTTCACCCTTGACCATATATCGTTCATCAGTGAAGGCCAGCGACGCCTGGAGCAGTTGGTGTTGTACGTGCGAGCGTTACAGATGTTATCATCATCGATACAGCTTGCTCAGAATGAAATCAGAATGAGAAGGTTACAGCCGTCATCTGCTGTCAAACAAG TCCTGAAGGAGATGAACAGCTTGTACCACCAGTGCCTGAGTGTTTGTAAACATTTACATAGGAAGGGCATACCACCAGTGTCCGGCCTGAATCCTGAAACCACCACCATCACAGCAGAGAAGTTGATTTATAGCTATGCCATAGAAATG TGTCAGACAGCAGCACTCGATGAACTGTTTGGTAACCCCCGTGAGTGCTTCAGACGTTATCAGAATGCCCAGATTCTGTTGCACAGCTTAGCACAGCAGGCACAGACCAAAAAAGACAGGGTCTTACTTGAAAAAT ATAAAGAATCAGTTGAGCAGAGGCTTTTCAACCTCCAGGGACAGGGtgtagtgtacatgtacgaAGCCTCCTGA
- the LOC135483354 gene encoding serine/threonine-protein kinase ULK2-like isoform X4: protein METIGEYEYSKKDLIGHGAFAVVFKGRLKKSHESVVAIKSITKKNLAKSQNLLSKEIKILKELSDLHHENVVALLDCKETTHHVYLVMEYCNGGDLADYLQAKGTLSEDTITSFLKQIAGAMRALNAKGIVHRDLKPQNLLLCHAGKPSPQPSDIRIKIADFGFARFLQDGVMAATLCGSPMYMAPEVIMSLQYDAKADLWSIGTIVFQCLTGKAPFQAQTPQQLKQFYEKHANLAPNIPPGTSPELKDLLLKMLKRNARDRIEFEDFFMHPFLTQGREKKSAPMAVPRRRASSSSASDSPSVKTVSASPLSGFMPATPPSPGIQRVKQKDYEGSPHELAGFVKIVNKDLDNNNPRSCSPSEDFVMVPEHLSGENSDENATSHRSRASNEYGHPTSLNADQCQRNNNGNFQEMSPNRPSTLPVPSPTSSPASQAIPVPTQVKAYEQLQKNSPTSPYRCDQSSPHLMPRSQGMAIPNKRNSVGSSGPDIGSLSPPSVQFMIGTPPSTTWKRSSVSGGTPPPTRNASNTPPNNNESTNRFAGRQRRILRSEENQVAPYYLHRDRAVTNPDFATSPNSGRAILGDREQLLRAAFGGGGVATSPPNSGFYGGMATSPMYEQQHGMPFSVTSPKHGKENMNMNRQVGRRRSLSAIEPSSPHRNYARSPPNMEGPVIFVAPELAEETLMDREHNETISKLNFVVALVECIIELAQTRSTPLNDSIISPNKQNDTFTLDHISFISEGQRRLEQLVLYVRALQMLSSSIQLAQNEIRMRRLQPSSAVKQVLKEMNSLYHQCLSVCKHLHRKGIPPVSGLNPETTTITAEKLIYSYAIEMCQTAALDELFGNPRECFRRYQNAQILLHSLAQQAQTKKDRVLLEKYKESVEQRLFNLQGQGVVYMYEAS from the exons AGTCATGAAAGTGTGGTGGCAATCAAGAGCATCACGAAGAAGAACTTGGCTAAATCACAGAATCTTCTCAGCAAGGAAATCAAAATCTTAAAG GAGCTGTCTGATCTTCACCATGAAAATGTGGTTGCTTTGCTTGATTGTAAG GAAACGACTCATCATGTGTACTTGGTCATGGAG TATTGCAATGGAGGGGATCTTGCCGATTACCTGCAAG CAAAAGGAACTTTGAGTGAAGACACCATCACCAGTTTTCTCAAACAAATTG CTGGTGCGATGAGAGCGTTGAATgctaaaggaatagtacatcgCGATCTGAAACCACAGAACTTGTTATTGTGCCATGCTGGTAAACCTAGTCCCCAACCTTCAGATATCAGAATCAAAATCG cCGACTTTGGCTTTGCCAGGTTTCTTCAAGACGGAGTGATGGCTGCCACTCTCTGTGGATCACCAATGTATATG GCTCCCGAGGTGATCATGTCTCTACAGTACGATGCCAAGGCTGATCTGTGGAGTATTGGCACAATTGTGTTCCAGTGTCTGACGGGGAAAGCACCATTCCAGGCTCAAACACCTCAGCAGTTGAAACAGTTCTATGAGAAACATGCCAATCTTGCTCCGAA TATTCCTCCCGGGACCTCGCCAGAACTGAAAGATCTGCTCTTgaagatgttgaaaagaaatgcCAGAGATAGGATCGAATTTG AGGACTTTTTCATGCATCCATTTCTGACACAAGGCAGGGAGAAGAAAT CTGCACCAATGGCTGTGCCTCGTCGTCGAGCAAGTTCTAGTTCAGCATCAGATTCACCGAGCGTCAAGACAGTGAGTGCATCGCCCCTTTCTGGGTTTATGCCGGCTACACCTCCA AGCCCAGGAATACAGCGAGTTAAACAGAAAGATTATGAAGGCTCTCCGCATGAATTAGCTGGATTTGTAAAAATAGTCAACAAAGATCTAGATAATAATAACCCAAGAAGCTGTAGCCCGTCGGAG GACTTTGTCATGGTGCCAGAACACTTGTCCGGAGAGAACTCAG ATGAGAATGCCACATCTCACCGAAGTAGAGCCTCGAATGAATACGGCCACCCAACGTCACTCAACGCCGACCAATGTCAACGAAACAACAATGGAAACTTTCAGGAAATGAGTCCTAACCGCCCGTCAACGCTGCCAGTGCCTAGTCCCACATCCTCCCCAGCCTCTCAGGCTATTCCTGTACCAACGCAGGTCAAAGCTTACGAACAATTACAGAAAAACTCTCCAACTAGTCCATACAGGTGTGACCAATCATCCCCACAT ttGATGCCCCGTTCACAAGGCATGGCAATACCCAACAAGAGGAATTCTGTAGGAAGTTCTGGGCCAGATATCGGGTCATTGTCACCACCCTCAG TTCAGTTCATGATTGGTACCCCTCCGAGTACAACATGGAAGAGAAGCAGTGTGAGTGGAGGCACACCTCCCCCGACCAGGAACGCCAGCAATACACCCCCGAATAATAACGAATCAACCAACAGGTTTGCTG GTCGGCAGAGAAGAATACTACGATCAG AAGAGAATCAGGTTGCCCCGTACTATCTTCATCGAGACCGAGCAGTCACCAATCCAGACTTTGCGACATCACCTAACAGTGGGAGAGCTATCTTGGGCGACCGGGAACAGTTACTGAGGGCAGCATTTGGTGGTGGAGGAGTGGCCACTTCACCTCCTAACTCGGGTTTCTACGGCGGCATGGCTACGAGTCCAATGTACGAGCAGCAGCATGGGATGCCGTTCAGCGTGACATCACCAAAACATGGCAAGGAAAATATGAACATGAATAGACAAGTGGGGAGGCGCAGGAGCCTTAGTGCCATTGAGCCATCATCTCCTCATAGGAACTATGCTAGGTCTCCACCTAACATGGAAGGCCCTGTGATATTCGTGGCACCTGAGCTGGCTGAGGAAACCCTCATGGAT CGTGAACATAATGAAACCATCTCCAAGTTGAATTTTGTTGTGGCTCTGGTGGAGTGCATCATAGAGCTGGCACAGACGAGGAGTACACCACTCAATGACTCCATCATCTCACCAAATAAACAA AACGACACGTTCACCCTTGACCATATATCGTTCATCAGTGAAGGCCAGCGACGCCTGGAGCAGTTGGTGTTGTACGTGCGAGCGTTACAGATGTTATCATCATCGATACAGCTTGCTCAGAATGAAATCAGAATGAGAAGGTTACAGCCGTCATCTGCTGTCAAACAAG TCCTGAAGGAGATGAACAGCTTGTACCACCAGTGCCTGAGTGTTTGTAAACATTTACATAGGAAGGGCATACCACCAGTGTCCGGCCTGAATCCTGAAACCACCACCATCACAGCAGAGAAGTTGATTTATAGCTATGCCATAGAAATG TGTCAGACAGCAGCACTCGATGAACTGTTTGGTAACCCCCGTGAGTGCTTCAGACGTTATCAGAATGCCCAGATTCTGTTGCACAGCTTAGCACAGCAGGCACAGACCAAAAAAGACAGGGTCTTACTTGAAAAAT ATAAAGAATCAGTTGAGCAGAGGCTTTTCAACCTCCAGGGACAGGGtgtagtgtacatgtacgaAGCCTCCTGA
- the LOC135483354 gene encoding serine/threonine-protein kinase ULK2-like isoform X3, which yields METIGEYEYSKKDLIGHGAFAVVFKGRLKKSHESVVAIKSITKKNLAKSQNLLSKEIKILKELSDLHHENVVALLDCKETTHHVYLVMEYCNGGDLADYLQAKGTLSEDTITSFLKQIAGAMRALNAKGIVHRDLKPQNLLLCHAGKPSPQPSDIRIKIADFGFARFLQDGVMAATLCGSPMYMAPEVIMSLQYDAKADLWSIGTIVFQCLTGKAPFQAQTPQQLKQFYEKHANLAPNIPPGTSPELKDLLLKMLKRNARDRIEFEDFFMHPFLTQGREKKSAPMAVPRRRASSSSASDSPSVKTVSASPLSGFMPATPPSPGIQRVKQKDYEGSPHELAGFVKIVNKDLDNNNPRSCSPSEDFVMVPEHLSGENSDENATSHRSRASNEYGHPTSLNADQCQRNNNGNFQEMSPNRPSTLPVPSPTSSPASQAIPVPTQVKAYEQLQKNSPTSPYRCDQSSPHLMPRSQGMAIPNKRNSVGSSGPDIGSLSPPSVQFMIGTPPSTTWKRSSVSGGTPPPTRNASNTPPNNNESTNRFAAGRQRRILRSEENQVAPYYLHRDRAVTNPDFATSPNSGRAILGDREQLLRAAFGGGGVATSPPNSGFYGGMATSPMYEQQHGMPFSVTSPKHGKENMNMNRQVGRRRSLSAIEPSSPHRNYARSPPNMEGPVIFVAPELAEETLMDREHNETISKLNFVVALVECIIELAQTRSTPLNDSIISPNKQNDTFTLDHISFISEGQRRLEQLVLYVRALQMLSSSIQLAQNEIRMRRLQPSSAVKQVLKEMNSLYHQCLSVCKHLHRKGIPPVSGLNPETTTITAEKLIYSYAIEMCQTAALDELFGNPRECFRRYQNAQILLHSLAQQAQTKKDRVLLEKYKESVEQRLFNLQGQGVVYMYEAS from the exons AGTCATGAAAGTGTGGTGGCAATCAAGAGCATCACGAAGAAGAACTTGGCTAAATCACAGAATCTTCTCAGCAAGGAAATCAAAATCTTAAAG GAGCTGTCTGATCTTCACCATGAAAATGTGGTTGCTTTGCTTGATTGTAAG GAAACGACTCATCATGTGTACTTGGTCATGGAG TATTGCAATGGAGGGGATCTTGCCGATTACCTGCAAG CAAAAGGAACTTTGAGTGAAGACACCATCACCAGTTTTCTCAAACAAATTG CTGGTGCGATGAGAGCGTTGAATgctaaaggaatagtacatcgCGATCTGAAACCACAGAACTTGTTATTGTGCCATGCTGGTAAACCTAGTCCCCAACCTTCAGATATCAGAATCAAAATCG cCGACTTTGGCTTTGCCAGGTTTCTTCAAGACGGAGTGATGGCTGCCACTCTCTGTGGATCACCAATGTATATG GCTCCCGAGGTGATCATGTCTCTACAGTACGATGCCAAGGCTGATCTGTGGAGTATTGGCACAATTGTGTTCCAGTGTCTGACGGGGAAAGCACCATTCCAGGCTCAAACACCTCAGCAGTTGAAACAGTTCTATGAGAAACATGCCAATCTTGCTCCGAA TATTCCTCCCGGGACCTCGCCAGAACTGAAAGATCTGCTCTTgaagatgttgaaaagaaatgcCAGAGATAGGATCGAATTTG AGGACTTTTTCATGCATCCATTTCTGACACAAGGCAGGGAGAAGAAAT CTGCACCAATGGCTGTGCCTCGTCGTCGAGCAAGTTCTAGTTCAGCATCAGATTCACCGAGCGTCAAGACAGTGAGTGCATCGCCCCTTTCTGGGTTTATGCCGGCTACACCTCCA AGCCCAGGAATACAGCGAGTTAAACAGAAAGATTATGAAGGCTCTCCGCATGAATTAGCTGGATTTGTAAAAATAGTCAACAAAGATCTAGATAATAATAACCCAAGAAGCTGTAGCCCGTCGGAG GACTTTGTCATGGTGCCAGAACACTTGTCCGGAGAGAACTCAG ATGAGAATGCCACATCTCACCGAAGTAGAGCCTCGAATGAATACGGCCACCCAACGTCACTCAACGCCGACCAATGTCAACGAAACAACAATGGAAACTTTCAGGAAATGAGTCCTAACCGCCCGTCAACGCTGCCAGTGCCTAGTCCCACATCCTCCCCAGCCTCTCAGGCTATTCCTGTACCAACGCAGGTCAAAGCTTACGAACAATTACAGAAAAACTCTCCAACTAGTCCATACAGGTGTGACCAATCATCCCCACAT ttGATGCCCCGTTCACAAGGCATGGCAATACCCAACAAGAGGAATTCTGTAGGAAGTTCTGGGCCAGATATCGGGTCATTGTCACCACCCTCAG TTCAGTTCATGATTGGTACCCCTCCGAGTACAACATGGAAGAGAAGCAGTGTGAGTGGAGGCACACCTCCCCCGACCAGGAACGCCAGCAATACACCCCCGAATAATAACGAATCAACCAACAGGTTTGCTG CAGGTCGGCAGAGAAGAATACTACGATCAG AAGAGAATCAGGTTGCCCCGTACTATCTTCATCGAGACCGAGCAGTCACCAATCCAGACTTTGCGACATCACCTAACAGTGGGAGAGCTATCTTGGGCGACCGGGAACAGTTACTGAGGGCAGCATTTGGTGGTGGAGGAGTGGCCACTTCACCTCCTAACTCGGGTTTCTACGGCGGCATGGCTACGAGTCCAATGTACGAGCAGCAGCATGGGATGCCGTTCAGCGTGACATCACCAAAACATGGCAAGGAAAATATGAACATGAATAGACAAGTGGGGAGGCGCAGGAGCCTTAGTGCCATTGAGCCATCATCTCCTCATAGGAACTATGCTAGGTCTCCACCTAACATGGAAGGCCCTGTGATATTCGTGGCACCTGAGCTGGCTGAGGAAACCCTCATGGAT CGTGAACATAATGAAACCATCTCCAAGTTGAATTTTGTTGTGGCTCTGGTGGAGTGCATCATAGAGCTGGCACAGACGAGGAGTACACCACTCAATGACTCCATCATCTCACCAAATAAACAA AACGACACGTTCACCCTTGACCATATATCGTTCATCAGTGAAGGCCAGCGACGCCTGGAGCAGTTGGTGTTGTACGTGCGAGCGTTACAGATGTTATCATCATCGATACAGCTTGCTCAGAATGAAATCAGAATGAGAAGGTTACAGCCGTCATCTGCTGTCAAACAAG TCCTGAAGGAGATGAACAGCTTGTACCACCAGTGCCTGAGTGTTTGTAAACATTTACATAGGAAGGGCATACCACCAGTGTCCGGCCTGAATCCTGAAACCACCACCATCACAGCAGAGAAGTTGATTTATAGCTATGCCATAGAAATG TGTCAGACAGCAGCACTCGATGAACTGTTTGGTAACCCCCGTGAGTGCTTCAGACGTTATCAGAATGCCCAGATTCTGTTGCACAGCTTAGCACAGCAGGCACAGACCAAAAAAGACAGGGTCTTACTTGAAAAAT ATAAAGAATCAGTTGAGCAGAGGCTTTTCAACCTCCAGGGACAGGGtgtagtgtacatgtacgaAGCCTCCTGA
- the LOC135483354 gene encoding serine/threonine-protein kinase ULK2-like isoform X2 has protein sequence METIGEYEYSKKDLIGHGAFAVVFKGRLKKSHESVVAIKSITKKNLAKSQNLLSKEIKILKELSDLHHENVVALLDCKETTHHVYLVMEYCNGGDLADYLQAKGTLSEDTITSFLKQIAGAMRALNAKGIVHRDLKPQNLLLCHAGKPSPQPSDIRIKIADFGFARFLQDGVMAATLCGSPMYMAPEVIMSLQYDAKADLWSIGTIVFQCLTGKAPFQAQTPQQLKQFYEKHANLAPNIPPGTSPELKDLLLKMLKRNARDRIEFEDFFMHPFLTQGREKKSAPMAVPRRRASSSSASDSPSVKTVSASPLSGFMPATPPDFVMVPEHLSGENSDENATSHRSRASNEYGHPTSLNADQCQRNNNGNFQEMSPNRPSTLPVPSPTSSPASQAIPVPTQVKAYEQLQKNSPTSPYRCDQSSPHLMPRSQGMAIPNKRNSVGSSGPDIGSLSPPSVQFMIGTPPSTTWKRSSVSGGTPPPTRNASNTPPNNNESTNRFAGISPPPYGGNLPTIHGSPTKKFMINIGGYPSHSSHHDPNSPSLPLNPPFGTTKHKTCPDMASLWEEEENQVAPYYLHRDRAVTNPDFATSPNSGRAILGDREQLLRAAFGGGGVATSPPNSGFYGGMATSPMYEQQHGMPFSVTSPKHGKENMNMNRQVGRRRSLSAIEPSSPHRNYARSPPNMEGPVIFVAPELAEETLMDREHNETISKLNFVVALVECIIELAQTRSTPLNDSIISPNKQNDTFTLDHISFISEGQRRLEQLVLYVRALQMLSSSIQLAQNEIRMRRLQPSSAVKQVLKEMNSLYHQCLSVCKHLHRKGIPPVSGLNPETTTITAEKLIYSYAIEMCQTAALDELFGNPRECFRRYQNAQILLHSLAQQAQTKKDRVLLEKYKESVEQRLFNLQGQGVVYMYEAS, from the exons AGTCATGAAAGTGTGGTGGCAATCAAGAGCATCACGAAGAAGAACTTGGCTAAATCACAGAATCTTCTCAGCAAGGAAATCAAAATCTTAAAG GAGCTGTCTGATCTTCACCATGAAAATGTGGTTGCTTTGCTTGATTGTAAG GAAACGACTCATCATGTGTACTTGGTCATGGAG TATTGCAATGGAGGGGATCTTGCCGATTACCTGCAAG CAAAAGGAACTTTGAGTGAAGACACCATCACCAGTTTTCTCAAACAAATTG CTGGTGCGATGAGAGCGTTGAATgctaaaggaatagtacatcgCGATCTGAAACCACAGAACTTGTTATTGTGCCATGCTGGTAAACCTAGTCCCCAACCTTCAGATATCAGAATCAAAATCG cCGACTTTGGCTTTGCCAGGTTTCTTCAAGACGGAGTGATGGCTGCCACTCTCTGTGGATCACCAATGTATATG GCTCCCGAGGTGATCATGTCTCTACAGTACGATGCCAAGGCTGATCTGTGGAGTATTGGCACAATTGTGTTCCAGTGTCTGACGGGGAAAGCACCATTCCAGGCTCAAACACCTCAGCAGTTGAAACAGTTCTATGAGAAACATGCCAATCTTGCTCCGAA TATTCCTCCCGGGACCTCGCCAGAACTGAAAGATCTGCTCTTgaagatgttgaaaagaaatgcCAGAGATAGGATCGAATTTG AGGACTTTTTCATGCATCCATTTCTGACACAAGGCAGGGAGAAGAAAT CTGCACCAATGGCTGTGCCTCGTCGTCGAGCAAGTTCTAGTTCAGCATCAGATTCACCGAGCGTCAAGACAGTGAGTGCATCGCCCCTTTCTGGGTTTATGCCGGCTACACCTCCA GACTTTGTCATGGTGCCAGAACACTTGTCCGGAGAGAACTCAG ATGAGAATGCCACATCTCACCGAAGTAGAGCCTCGAATGAATACGGCCACCCAACGTCACTCAACGCCGACCAATGTCAACGAAACAACAATGGAAACTTTCAGGAAATGAGTCCTAACCGCCCGTCAACGCTGCCAGTGCCTAGTCCCACATCCTCCCCAGCCTCTCAGGCTATTCCTGTACCAACGCAGGTCAAAGCTTACGAACAATTACAGAAAAACTCTCCAACTAGTCCATACAGGTGTGACCAATCATCCCCACAT ttGATGCCCCGTTCACAAGGCATGGCAATACCCAACAAGAGGAATTCTGTAGGAAGTTCTGGGCCAGATATCGGGTCATTGTCACCACCCTCAG TTCAGTTCATGATTGGTACCCCTCCGAGTACAACATGGAAGAGAAGCAGTGTGAGTGGAGGCACACCTCCCCCGACCAGGAACGCCAGCAATACACCCCCGAATAATAACGAATCAACCAACAGGTTTGCTG GAATCTCTCCACCCCCTTATGGCGGAAATCTGCCGACCATCCATGGATCTCCTACCAAGAAATTCATGATCAACATCGGTGGTTATCCCTCCCATAGCAGTCATCATGATCCTAACAGTCCATCCTTACCACTGAATCCACCGTTTGGCACAACCAAGCATAAAACATGTCCTGACATGGCTAGTCTGTGGGAAGAAG AAGAGAATCAGGTTGCCCCGTACTATCTTCATCGAGACCGAGCAGTCACCAATCCAGACTTTGCGACATCACCTAACAGTGGGAGAGCTATCTTGGGCGACCGGGAACAGTTACTGAGGGCAGCATTTGGTGGTGGAGGAGTGGCCACTTCACCTCCTAACTCGGGTTTCTACGGCGGCATGGCTACGAGTCCAATGTACGAGCAGCAGCATGGGATGCCGTTCAGCGTGACATCACCAAAACATGGCAAGGAAAATATGAACATGAATAGACAAGTGGGGAGGCGCAGGAGCCTTAGTGCCATTGAGCCATCATCTCCTCATAGGAACTATGCTAGGTCTCCACCTAACATGGAAGGCCCTGTGATATTCGTGGCACCTGAGCTGGCTGAGGAAACCCTCATGGAT CGTGAACATAATGAAACCATCTCCAAGTTGAATTTTGTTGTGGCTCTGGTGGAGTGCATCATAGAGCTGGCACAGACGAGGAGTACACCACTCAATGACTCCATCATCTCACCAAATAAACAA AACGACACGTTCACCCTTGACCATATATCGTTCATCAGTGAAGGCCAGCGACGCCTGGAGCAGTTGGTGTTGTACGTGCGAGCGTTACAGATGTTATCATCATCGATACAGCTTGCTCAGAATGAAATCAGAATGAGAAGGTTACAGCCGTCATCTGCTGTCAAACAAG TCCTGAAGGAGATGAACAGCTTGTACCACCAGTGCCTGAGTGTTTGTAAACATTTACATAGGAAGGGCATACCACCAGTGTCCGGCCTGAATCCTGAAACCACCACCATCACAGCAGAGAAGTTGATTTATAGCTATGCCATAGAAATG TGTCAGACAGCAGCACTCGATGAACTGTTTGGTAACCCCCGTGAGTGCTTCAGACGTTATCAGAATGCCCAGATTCTGTTGCACAGCTTAGCACAGCAGGCACAGACCAAAAAAGACAGGGTCTTACTTGAAAAAT ATAAAGAATCAGTTGAGCAGAGGCTTTTCAACCTCCAGGGACAGGGtgtagtgtacatgtacgaAGCCTCCTGA